The sequence below is a genomic window from Halolamina litorea.
CTGATGTCCATCGACAACCTGTATCCGATCCGCTGTGTCGGGCCCGTCGTCGACGGCGCCTGCCAGGGGACCCTGCAGTACCCGCTCGGGACCACTACCGACGGGAAGGACATCTTCACGATCATCGTCTACGGGATGCAGATCAGCATGAAGATCGGCTTCATCGCGACGCTGATCGTCATCACCATCGGGACCGCCGTCGGCAGCGTCGCCGCCTACGCCGGTGGGCTGGTCGACGAGGTGCTGATGCGGTACGTCGACATCCAGCAGTCGTTCCCGACGTTCATCCTCTACCTCCTGATCCTCTACATCTGGGGGGCGAGCCTGTTCCTGTTCGTGGTCCTGTTCGGGCTGTTCGCGTGGGAGGGAACCGCCCGGTACGTCCGGAGTAACGCCCTCGCGAAGACCGAAGAGGAGTACATCAAGGCCGTACAGCTCAGCGGCGCGAGCACCTACCGGATCGTCCGCGCACACATCATCCCGAACACCGCGAGCAGTATCGTGACCGACATCACGCTGCTCGTCCCCGGGTTCATCCTCGCGGAGGCGCAGTTCGCGTTCCTCGGGCTGGGTGACTCGACGATCCCGTCCTGGGGCGTCCTGATCGCGGCGGGCCGGTCCGACCTCGCGTTCGCGCCGTGGATCACGCTGGCGCCGGGGATGTTCCTCTTCCTGACCATCCTCGCGTTCAACTTCCTCGGAGACGCACTGCTCGACGCACTGAACCCCGAAGCCGACGCGGAGTCCGAATAATGTCAGAGGAACCACTACTCAAGGTCGAGGGACTCACCACCGAGTTCACGACCGACAACGGAACGTTGACCGCCGTCGACGGCATCGACTTCGAGATCAACCGCGGCGAGACGCTCTGTCTCGTCGGGGAGTCGGGGTCGGGAAAGACCGTCGCCAGCGAATCGATCACCCGCATCGTGCCGACGCCGCCGGGGGAAGTCTCCGGCAGCGTCGTCTTCGACGGGCAGGAGATCACCGCGATGAGCGAGTCCGAACTCCGGGGTATCCGCGGCGGGCGGGTCGCCCACGTGTTCCAGAACCCCCAGGACGCGCTCAACCACTGCTATACGGTCGGCTGGCAGATCGTGGAGGCCATTCAGACCCACGACCCCGACGTCACCAAGCAGGAAGCCCGCGAGCGCGCGATCGAACTGCTCAGCGACGTGGGCGTCGCCAACGCCGCCGCGCGGCTGGACGACTACCCCCACGAGTTCTCCGGCGGCCAGAAACAGCGCGTGATGATCGCGATGGCGCTGGTCACCAACCCCGACCTGCTCATCGCCGACGAGCCGACGACGGCCCTCGACGTGACCGTCCAGGCCCAGATCCTGAACCTGCTTGAGGACATCCAGGACAAGTACGACATGAGTATCCTCTTCGTCACCCACGACCTCGGCGTCGTGGCCGGCATCGCCGACGAAGTGGTCGTCATGTACGCCGGCAAGGTGATGGAGCGCGGTGGGGTCCACGAGATCTTCGACAACCCCTCACACCCGTACACGCGGGCACTGCTCGAGTGCCTGCCCGGCAAGGCCCGATCCGCGGAGGGGATCCCCGGATCGCTCCCCTCGCCGATCAACCCGCCGGACGGCTGCCGGTTCGCGCCGCGGTGTGACTACGCGGTCGAGGAGTGCCGTGCGGGCGACCAGCCCCCCGAGGAGCCGCTCTCGGAGAACCACGCGGTCTCCTGTGTCCACTAC
It includes:
- a CDS encoding ABC transporter permease, whose protein sequence is MATDRQTFDDVDWGQITEESDRELSPNFLILAGGTALMLLVAAFDYLFVTGTYDDAIGMDFGDQYTPTFDFIGWGYDVTQLDWLFAFSILLFGTYVILPLYQNPRMSKYYWREMKRNRPAMVGLGWLVFIFVMGVLGPVVISPPRADLAVQYQPPFLMSIDNLYPIRCVGPVVDGACQGTLQYPLGTTTDGKDIFTIIVYGMQISMKIGFIATLIVITIGTAVGSVAAYAGGLVDEVLMRYVDIQQSFPTFILYLLILYIWGASLFLFVVLFGLFAWEGTARYVRSNALAKTEEEYIKAVQLSGASTYRIVRAHIIPNTASSIVTDITLLVPGFILAEAQFAFLGLGDSTIPSWGVLIAAGRSDLAFAPWITLAPGMFLFLTILAFNFLGDALLDALNPEADAESE
- a CDS encoding ABC transporter ATP-binding protein; translated protein: MSEEPLLKVEGLTTEFTTDNGTLTAVDGIDFEINRGETLCLVGESGSGKTVASESITRIVPTPPGEVSGSVVFDGQEITAMSESELRGIRGGRVAHVFQNPQDALNHCYTVGWQIVEAIQTHDPDVTKQEARERAIELLSDVGVANAAARLDDYPHEFSGGQKQRVMIAMALVTNPDLLIADEPTTALDVTVQAQILNLLEDIQDKYDMSILFVTHDLGVVAGIADEVVVMYAGKVMERGGVHEIFDNPSHPYTRALLECLPGKARSAEGIPGSLPSPINPPDGCRFAPRCDYAVEECRAGDQPPEEPLSENHAVSCVHYQQGYDPSVVRGEATQGDDATAGGVTSD